A stretch of DNA from Methanoplanus endosymbiosus:
TGAGGTAGTAACTGGTTTTTTTGGACAAATTAATGATGATGTGTCAAAAAATGGTTTAAAGAGAAAACCGGCAGATGGTGCTCTTCACATTCTCATCCGTATGTTCATCCTTCTTAAGGGCAACATTCCCGCCGTTGTTTCCGGTCATCTTATCCAGTGCCAGTGCTGCTTCCTCCATTGTAAGCGGCACAGTGTCACATGTGCAGCCGTAGCAGCCCAGGATACAGAACAGTTTGCAGATCTCCGGCACCTCAAGGTTGTTCTCCTCTAAAAGTTCAATGTCAGAAAAGATCTCCTGTGAACTTCCGTCTGCAACAACAGTCCTGTTCAGCACAATGATGCGGTCAGCAACAGACGGCACAGCATTGACATCATGCATAGCAACAATTGTTGTAATTCCCATATTCCTGTTCAGGTCATTAATTAACCTGATAAATATGGCTCTGCTCTTTGGGTCAAGATTCGCTGTAGGCTCATCAAATACCAGAATTTTGGGCTGCATCGAGAGCACAGCCGCAAGAGCAGCACGCTTCTTCTGCCCATAGCTCATATGATGAGGTACCCGGTTCTCAAAACCGGAAAGTCCGACAGTCTCAAGTGCTTCCTTTACCCGGCGGTCAGTCTCCTCCTTTGAAAGTCCCATATTTATCGGTCCGAAGGCTACATCATCATACACAGTCGGCATAAAGAGCTGGTCATCCGGGTCCTGAAATACTACCCCTACCCTGCATATTCGCTCCTCAACCTGCATTGTCCCGATATTCTCCCCGAATATCAGCACATTCTTATCAGGACTTTTAATAGACCCGTTCAGGTGGAGAAACAGTGTCGTCTTCCCCGCCCCGTTCTGCCCGATAATTGCGATCATCTCCCCTTCATCAACAGAGATAGAGACATTCTCAAGCGAGATGGTCCCATCGCTGTACTGATGATTCAGATTGGTAATTTCTATGGCTTTTTTCATAATAATCCCGGATTTATGATGTAAATTCCTGTAACAGCAACAATGGCAGCAGAGCAGAAGAGGTAGTCTGTGCCGGTAATTTTAAACGATGAGAAGGAGACTGGTTTTCCTGTATAGCCCTTCCCAATCATTGCCTGATACACCCGCTCTGCACGTTCATAACTCTTAATCAGGAGCATCCCTATGAGATTTCCAATCATTGACAGGCCATGGCTGTTAAACCTGAACCTGTAACCCTTCGCCTGCATAGAGCACCAGATATTCATAAATTCATCAATCATCACATAGATGTACCGATAGGTGAAAAGAAGCATCTGAATGATAATTCCCGGTACATAAAGCATTGAAAGAGCTTTAAGTGTAGTATCAAACCTCTGAGTTCCAAGCATTGTTATTACCAGAATGATGGCGGCAACTGATCTGACTGACACAAGGACTGCAAAGTCAAGCCCCTCCTTAGACAATATCATAAATCCAACTGTAAATATGGGAGTCCCCGGCACAGTCAGCGGCATCAGCAGAAGAATCGGCACCAGAAAGACACAGATTATCTTCACACGCCCAAGGATAAACCTGAGAGGCAGGCGTGATATAATAAGTATCAGTACTGATAAAATAAGAAAAAGGGATGCCGCCCGGATGCTGCCTGCAAATACGGCGGACACAATGAGTATTCCAAAAGATATAACCTTAATCCGTGGCTCAATGCGGTGTATGGGGGAATCCATATCCGCATATTTATCTATGTCAGGATATTTCATCTGATTTCTGCACTATGCCTTTTTTCACTGTCCCTTAGTCATCTTCCGTGCCGAATAGATCATTCCAAGTCCGGCAAGACCGACCAGATAACCAAATCCTGCAATAATACGTGCGAAAAGCGGCATTTCATCACCGGAATTTCCTGTAGATACGCCGCCTTCAAGATCAAGGTCCATCTTTGCACGGTGTCCTGTCTGCTCTACCTTTATTGCGTATTCGGTTACTTTGTACTCAGGTTCAAAGGTAAATAATCCCTGTTCATCGGTTGTACCCTCAAGATAAACTACCTTCTCGCCGTCTTCTATTTTGTAAATGGTTGTTTCAGCGTTTGCCATCGGGGCACCGCCCTCATACCATGCCTTAATCTGTACCTCGTCATCTGCGTCTCCTGTCAAAAAAGCCCCTACAAATGCCTTATGTGCAGAAACGGGCGAGATAAAAAGCATTGCCATAAGCACTGCAAGTCCGATCAGGGTTAATAAGCGTAATTTCTTCATTAATATCTCCTTATAATTTATTCATTGTTGTTCCGGTCACCGGATTTTTCACCTTTAAGTGGTATGGGCAGAAGTTCGGGTTTGACCTTTGCGATATAGCCAACCACAGCACCGCCGATGAAGGCTTCAGCGATCATAATCGGGATATGGGCAACTGCAAGCACTCCTGCAACTGCTGTGAACTGATCTCCGGATATGACAAGCACACTTACCAGACAGACCACTGTCAGGAATATTGCAAGTGCACAGCAGATACCTCCAAGCAGTGCAAGCGGGATCTTCTTCTTATATCCTGCCATGAAGATGAAATAGCAGATAAGTCCGGGAATTCCAATATTAAGTGTGTTAATTCCGATAACTGTCAGACCTCCGTGCTGGAACAAAAGGGCCTGAAGCGTTAGTCCGATAAACATCGCAACATAGCAGAGCGGTCCGAGAAGGATACCAAGCAGTCCGTTTAGAATCAGGTGTGCACTTGAAGGGGGAATGTCAATATGGATCAGGGATGCTACAAAAAACGCACTTGTAAGAACAGATAGTTTTGGAATTTCTTTTGCGATATCACCATTTTTTCCTGCCCACCTGAGTGTTACTGCAAGAAGGATGATGGTGATTATCCAGCCACCTGCAATGACAGGCAGGGGCAGGACTCCATCAGATATATGCATTTATCTCTCACTTATCCGTTATTTATTTCCTTCTTACAAGACATGCAACTGTACCAAGGACTGCACATAATGCCAGAAGTGCACTGAATCCCGGAGCAGAGGTTTTTGCTGTTGCCGGTGCCAGGGTAGCCTGTGACTGTGTTGTCTGCCCTGCCGGTGTATTAAGTGCAGTTGTAAATCCGGTCAACTGTTCACTTAAGTGATCTGCGATGTCTTCTGCACTGTGAGCATTGTCATGGACGGCATCTGCATTATCTTCACGTGATTCAGGGGCCACGAATACAAGCTCGTGTATGTTCTCGTGCTGTTCCTGAAGCATAGCGGTATAATTTGCTGTGTTTGTCTCCATTTTAGCAATTAAAGCCTTAATTGCGGCCTCGTTTGCAGTCGGGTCTGCGGTGAGGGTCTCAAGTTCTGCTGAATCTTCCTGAAGGTCAGCGCCTATGTCCTCAAGTTTGTGGGATACAAGGTGTATTGTCTTTGCAAGGTCGCGGATCTCCTGATCTACTGTATCGTCCTTAACAATTGCCTTGGTGTCAAGGAGTATGGACTCGGCTGAGCTGAAGAGTTCATCAGAATAACCTTTGATCTCTGTTACTTTTACAGTAACATCGCCGTTGGTAGTGCAGAGTGTTGTCTTTGCTGATGCTGTGGCAGGTTCTGCTGCAACTATTGTTTCAAGTTCTGATGTGTGTTTAATAATATGTTCAGCAACTTCGCCTGCTTCGTGGGCAGCATCATGTGTGGCATCAGCATAATCCTCGTGTGATTCCGGGACACTGAATACAAGGTCATGTATCTCCTCATGCTTTGCTTCAACCATGGTACTGAACTCTCCACAGTGCTCCTTTATTTCGTTAACAGCCTCAGCTATCGCAACACTGTCTGCTGTTCCTGAAGCGACAATGTTCTGAAGCTCAAGGGCATGTTCGTTTATATGCTCTGCGATGGATTCAAGTTCGTGTGAACAGACATGAATTCCTTCAGCAAGTTCACGTAGGTCCTGATCAAGGGACTTGTCATCAGCAATTTTTTCGGTCTCATCGTGAATTGTTACACAAAGGCCAATGAGTTCCTCAGAGTGTTCAACTATCTCAACTGCTACGTCATCTGCAGTTTCTTCGGCAGCGTTAACGGGTATGCACATTAATGCTGCAATAAAGAATGCCAGAAAAATAATTGTTTTTTTAATACAAATCAAATTTATCACCAGATTATTTGTTGTATATATATTTTTTTTGTTCTTGTGGTATATATATTGTCATCTGTACCGGTTTTTTTAATATAACTCAACTTTTATTTACAAGAATGTTAACCAGTTATGTTTAATTTCAAAGTCATTTAATGTTCAATGCGGGAATTATGATGTAAATGGTAAGCCCTGATCTGAATGTTTCCAATCTGTAGTAAATCCCCGGAGAATTGCATTGTTATGCTACCCAAACAGCCGTTTTTGTACACTATCTGTCCTGTAAATTCTGAATTCCAATTTAAGACTATCATTTTCCAAAGTATAGGATTTATGGGGAGAATGCTCAAAATTGCATACAGTGCACACGTATATTACACTTGAAAATCCTTTTCCGCAGCATCTCTAATATTTTGATAAAATAGTGAGTTGACGCTGAGATTTTGAAAAGAGATCAACCCATAGTGTACATTTTTATGCTGTTTGGGTG
This window harbors:
- the cbiM gene encoding cobalt transporter CbiM gives rise to the protein MHISDGVLPLPVIAGGWIITIILLAVTLRWAGKNGDIAKEIPKLSVLTSAFFVASLIHIDIPPSSAHLILNGLLGILLGPLCYVAMFIGLTLQALLFQHGGLTVIGINTLNIGIPGLICYFIFMAGYKKKIPLALLGGICCALAIFLTVVCLVSVLVISGDQFTAVAGVLAVAHIPIMIAEAFIGGAVVGYIAKVKPELLPIPLKGEKSGDRNNNE
- a CDS encoding energy-coupling factor ABC transporter ATP-binding protein, producing MKKAIEITNLNHQYSDGTISLENVSISVDEGEMIAIIGQNGAGKTTLFLHLNGSIKSPDKNVLIFGENIGTMQVEERICRVGVVFQDPDDQLFMPTVYDDVAFGPINMGLSKEETDRRVKEALETVGLSGFENRVPHHMSYGQKKRAALAAVLSMQPKILVFDEPTANLDPKSRAIFIRLINDLNRNMGITTIVAMHDVNAVPSVADRIIVLNRTVVADGSSQEIFSDIELLEENNLEVPEICKLFCILGCYGCTCDTVPLTMEEAALALDKMTGNNGGNVALKKDEHTDENVKSTICRFSL
- the cbiQ gene encoding cobalt ECF transporter T component CbiQ translates to MKYPDIDKYADMDSPIHRIEPRIKVISFGILIVSAVFAGSIRAASLFLILSVLILIISRLPLRFILGRVKIICVFLVPILLLMPLTVPGTPIFTVGFMILSKEGLDFAVLVSVRSVAAIILVITMLGTQRFDTTLKALSMLYVPGIIIQMLLFTYRYIYVMIDEFMNIWCSMQAKGYRFRFNSHGLSMIGNLIGMLLIKSYERAERVYQAMIGKGYTGKPVSFSSFKITGTDYLFCSAAIVAVTGIYIINPGLL